A region of the Vicinamibacteria bacterium genome:
AAAAAGCGACAGGACGTTTCATTATCGTATCCCTGAAGGGCAGGCACGAGATAGAGCGTTGCGAGCGCCTTGTGCGGGTCGAACCCCGGATGCAGGCTAGAGCTGTACCAGAGACTGCGCACCATGAGAGAGCTCGCCACGAGAACGACGACTCCGATGGCGGCTTGAGCGCCCACGATGACGTGCTGCATCGAGAATCGAGCTCCGGCGCGCGGAGCGGCTCCGGAAGCCTTCAAGTCGCGCACGACGTTCGGCTTCAAGAGGCGCGACGCCGGAGCCAGGGTCAAGAGTATGGTGACGACGAGAAAGAGCGCTGTGCAAAAAACCAGGAGACGAAGATCGAAGCGCGCGTCGATGGTGTACGTAATGGCGGCCGGTGGGACGAGGGCCGATACGAACCGTGTCGCCCAGCACGCGATCACGAGTCCAGCCGCCGTGCCGCCGAGCGCGAGGACGAGACTCTCGGCCAGAAGCTGTCGGCCGAGTCTCGCTCGACCGGCCCCGACGGCGGTTCGGATGGCGAGCTCCCTTCTGCGCGCTTCGCTTCGGGCCAAGAGCAGGTTCGCGACGTTCGCGCAGGCGATCAGAAGGACGAGCGCGGGAAGAGCGAGGAGCACCATCCCTTCGCGAAACTGTTTTCGATGCGTCTCGGAGACACCCGTCAACCGGAAGCCGCTGTTCGGGTACTGCTGCGGCTCCTCCTGGTGCCAGCGTGCCGCGATGGTATCGAGCTGAGCCTGCGCTTCGGAACGGCTCGCCTCGGAACCGATACGACCATACAGCTCGAACCAGCGTTGGTGGCGGTTCGCGAGCTCGTCTTTCAGTCCAGGGACGACGAACGAGGCCTGCTCCGCCGTCACCCAGACATCGGTCTGAACGATCCGGTCGAGGCCCACGAAGCCCGCAGGTGTGACGCCGATGACGGTGAACAAGGTATCGTTTAGCTGTACGGCGCTTCCAATGATGTCCTCCCGTCCGCCGAGCCTCTCTTGCCACAGCCGGTGGTTGATGATCACGAGAGGCGTGTCGGACCGCGAGCTCTCGACTTCAGCGAAGCTCCTTCCCATTGCGATGGGAATCCCCATGGCTTCGAAAAAACGCTCGGAAACGTAGTCCACGAGCAGAAGATGACGCTCCCCATCGCGATGGAGCGTCACGCCGCGGCTGCCCACCATCACGACTTCCTCGAATGCGGGCGAGTCCGCCCCGATGGCCTGGGCTTCCTGATATGAGATGAAGCCCAGGTATGCCTTCGGTGACGTCGCCTCGATCTTGACGAGTCGATCCGGATCACGAAGAGGCAGGGGCCGAAGATAGATGGCATCCATCAAACTAAAGAGGGCGCCGTTTGCACCGATGCCGAGCGCCAAAGTGATTAGCGCGAGAAGAAAGAAGCCAGGCTTTCGAGCTCCCGCGCGTGCGGCCTGTCTCAGCTCGGTCAGCAAGCCGAGCGGAGAGAGCAAAGACGTGCGCGGGCGAACGGATTCCCAGCATTCACGGGCGGTCTCGGCCCCGAGTCGCAGCGCGAACGAGGCCGCCTGCCGCCAGTACCAGACGCGCGGGTGAGATTTTCGCTGAGCGCCTTCCGCGAGATCCCCGAGCACGTCTTCGACCCGCTCCGGGGGCAGGATTCGTCGCAGGGCCCACGAAAGGAGCCGCGGCGGATCCTCGTGTCTCATTTAGCGATCGACTCCAGACCTCGCCACATGTTCAGCAAGATCTCGCGCGACTGCCTGAGGCGTTCGATCGCCCGAGGCGTGACGCGGAAATAGCGCTTGGCCCGGCCTCCTCGCTCGGCAGTCGATTCGGCGAGCCGGGAGCGCACCAGGCCCTTGCTTTCGAGCCTCTGGAGGGCGACGTAGACCGCGGCGTGAGAAACGCTCCGTCCGGTTCGAGCTTCGATTTCGTCGATGACCGGAACCGTGTAGGCACCGTCGCCAAGTTGCAGGCAGGCGAGCAGGACGACTTGTTCGAACTCACCGAGGGTGTCACGCGGCATCGTTAATTCCTAGCATTGCTAGGAATATACCGCGCCTCGGACGATTGTCCAAATCTTGTCTCACTGCGCTCGCTTCAAGGACCCAGTGCTCGACGCGGATTCGTCGAACAGGGGCTCGCGGTGATGCGGCCGAAAGGCCTTGGCAGCTCGCGTCATCCGAGCTCGAGGTCTGAACTTTTGGGACACTTCGTCCGTCTTAGTCCCCATGAGCGGTAATCCGGTCAACGACTTACGCTATAGCCTTCGCCTGCTGGTCAAGAGCCCCGTCTTCTCAATCATCGCCATCTCGACGCTCGCCCTCGGGATCGGCCTGAATGCCGCTACGTTCTCCGCGGTCCATGCCTTGCTGA
Encoded here:
- a CDS encoding ADOP family duplicated permease, which gives rise to MRHEDPPRLLSWALRRILPPERVEDVLGDLAEGAQRKSHPRVWYWRQAASFALRLGAETARECWESVRPRTSLLSPLGLLTELRQAARAGARKPGFFLLALITLALGIGANGALFSLMDAIYLRPLPLRDPDRLVKIEATSPKAYLGFISYQEAQAIGADSPAFEEVVMVGSRGVTLHRDGERHLLLVDYVSERFFEAMGIPIAMGRSFAEVESSRSDTPLVIINHRLWQERLGGREDIIGSAVQLNDTLFTVIGVTPAGFVGLDRIVQTDVWVTAEQASFVVPGLKDELANRHQRWFELYGRIGSEASRSEAQAQLDTIAARWHQEEPQQYPNSGFRLTGVSETHRKQFREGMVLLALPALVLLIACANVANLLLARSEARRRELAIRTAVGAGRARLGRQLLAESLVLALGGTAAGLVIACWATRFVSALVPPAAITYTIDARFDLRLLVFCTALFLVVTILLTLAPASRLLKPNVVRDLKASGAAPRAGARFSMQHVIVGAQAAIGVVVLVASSLMVRSLWYSSSLHPGFDPHKALATLYLVPALQGYDNETSCRFFEEWRERLSALPAVDRVSYAIRLPAQSNESGWATDVAIPGAEPPPGEETFRIRYTMVGPDYFEVMGTRLLRGRGVTEADRPDSHPVVIVNQTMAERFWPGRDPIGRTIRVGKQTAVLREIVGIAEDIKIADLYEPPEPYLYVPYAQDPQGFGLLLVESALEPSALLGMVRAEIGQLAPDVPILEVGTLARHMEMVLFEERRDAWIAVGVGLLALALTSGGLYALVTMITSHRTREIGIRVVLGANTRRVLWLVMRRGIGPALVGSVVGIGAGLLAHGYLQSRVHGIATDDPLSFVMGAVVLLLAVLAGSLLPAVRAARLDPSVTMRYE
- a CDS encoding PadR family transcriptional regulator, encoding MPRDTLGEFEQVVLLACLQLGDGAYTVPVIDEIEARTGRSVSHAAVYVALQRLESKGLVRSRLAESTAERGGRAKRYFRVTPRAIERLRQSREILLNMWRGLESIAK